The DNA sequence GCAAGTTGTTAATTAGAATCTCTATGCGTGCATATGctgtgtgattttttttcttcatttttgtatGTTGCTGTTCTTTGTATGCGTGTTTGTGGATAGATTAAGTTAAGTTTAGCTTACTTAGAGTAAAGAATTATTGTGGATTGGAAGAAGTGTTAACGAATGATTGTCAAATTTTACTCGTTGCTGCACAGGTGCTTTTGCACGGTGGGCAGATCGTTTCATGGAAGaatgaaagaagagaagagtTGCTATTTATGACCAATAAGGTAAAGTTTTCAGATTATTTACATGTTACCTTGTGTGATCTCATTTATCATAGATAAGGTGGATGGTATGAATTGTATAATATCTTTGGATGGATGATAGTGTAGTGGACTATCATATTGTTTGTGAAAAAATGGGGATCAggaattttgattatatacaTGTTATTCTTGTGAAGTAGAATGGCAGTTGATGAGGTTTTTTTTTGACAGGCTCTTTGGAAGGCTAGTAAAGTCATCAGGGGTGGGATATCCATTTGCTTTCCACAGGTGACTCACTAATTTAGCTTCAAAATAACTAAGTTTCTCATGATTCTGGTTGAATTCTTACCTTTCCTTTTTGTGTGCCAGTCTACCAATTTTGGGTCCCTGGAGCAAGTTGGAATTGGGAGGAATAGACTGTGGTCAGTAGATAGCTCTCCTTCGCCTTTGCCTCCTGCCAATAACCGCTCAACGGTGGATCTTCTGCTTAAATCCACAGATGAAGATCTGAAGACTTGGCCGCACAGGTTAGTAGTAATTGGAATGACCATCACCCCAATAAGGCAATAACTGTAGTAATTTGATTAATTCTTATGTGATTTTGGTTCTGATGCTGCGTTTAGATTTGAGTTACGTCTACGGATCTCTGTGACTGCTGGCAAGCTCACCGTGATCCCGCGAGTGCGGAACGTTGATAGCAAGCCATTCTCCTTCACATTTGCTCTATGCAGTTACCTATCCCTCTCTGATATCAGGTTCTTAGCATCTTAGCATCACTTTCAGATATTCTTCACATTTGCATGGGTCACATGCTTTAGTATTGTTAAATTCTATGTTCAACGCATTTTACATAATAGTTTGATTTGCGTGGATGAGGAACTGTGCTATGTATCCTGACCTACTTAACTGTGCATTTTAGTCTTTACAAATAGATTGCTTGATGCCGTAACTGCTGTTCAATTTGCAGTGAAGTGCGTGTTGAGGGCTTGGAGACACTGGACTACTTTGATAACTTGTTACAAAGGGAAAGGTATACTGAGCAGGCTGATGCAATTACTTTTGAAGGTGAGGTAAAATATGTATGTTGGCACATGAGCTGCTTCTTTTGTTTGTGGAAGCACTAATCCAGCTGCATGTTGTTTAATGAGCTTAACTACTTCTGTTATATGAGATTCAACGTTTTACCTTGATTTAGAACAATGCCATTTGCTCATATCATATGTAAACTACCTTAGAAAGATGTATTTGATGCATTTACATAGATTAAAACATCACATTACTAATGCTTATATGAAAGCATCATGGATATTCATCAAGTTTGCTACGAGTTATAGAGTCGATTTTGATTGTTATTTGCTACGAGG is a window from the Salvia hispanica cultivar TCC Black 2014 chromosome 1, UniMelb_Shisp_WGS_1.0, whole genome shotgun sequence genome containing:
- the LOC125186702 gene encoding putative glucose-6-phosphate 1-epimerase — encoded protein: MDDASNSAEKLGANAMQANVIRDGDGSSRVILSEPTGCTAEVLLHGGQIVSWKNERREELLFMTNKALWKASKVIRGGISICFPQSTNFGSLEQVGIGRNRLWSVDSSPSPLPPANNRSTVDLLLKSTDEDLKTWPHRFELRLRISVTAGKLTVIPRVRNVDSKPFSFTFALCSYLSLSDISEVRVEGLETLDYFDNLLQRERYTEQADAITFEGEIAQ